One stretch of Methylococcus capsulatus DNA includes these proteins:
- the hrpA gene encoding ATP-dependent RNA helicase HrpA yields the protein MLDYLTRLERSLDRCFGKDRFALRRRLQRLKATAATAPLPVQELEAIARRIEVSTALCAARAAAVPPLQYPEELPVSERRSEIAEAIRRNQVVIVCGETGSGKTTQLPKICLEAGRGIQGYIGHTQPRRIAARSVAARIADELKRPLGETVGYKVRFHDQTRPDSLIKLMTDGILLAETQADRFLDQYDTLIVDEAHERSLNIDFLLGYLKWLLPRRRDLKLVITSATIDPERFSRHFGDAPIVSVSGRTYPVEIRYRPPDLAEEESDETDRGEQQAILDAVDELCRENTGDILIFLSGEREIRDTAESLRKHHPVDCEVLPLYSRLAVSEQEKIFKPHGRRRIVLATNVAETSLTVPGIRGVIDAGYARISRYSHRSKLQRLPIEKISRASANQRAGRCGRVGPGICIRLYSEQDFLNRPEFTDPEILRTNLAAVILQMKVLNLGDIRGFPFVEPPDERLVRDGLKTLQELNALDAQGRPTELGRRLAKLPVDPRLGRILLAGAEENCLSEVCIIVAALSVPDPRERPADKAQAADQKHARFRHPDSDFMAILALWKDYEEQRQHLSGSKLRQYCRDNFLSALRMREWRDIHQQILEVIKGELGLRLNQVPADYGEIHRAILSGLLCHIGFRQDYNEYVGVRGQKFQIFPGSFLFKTRPVWIVSAEQVETSRVYARTVAKIEPEWIEKCGAHLLKRHHYEPHWERKAARGAVFERTALYGLTVQNGRKVPYENVDPAGARELFIRSALVRMDYDSKAPFLMANRKLLEEAEYSQQKERRADLVVDEETLYRFFDERVPAEVVNGASFEIWRKTAERREPRLLMLSREDITLDGGGAGNARDFPDELVLGPVRLKLEYRFEPGHEDDGVTAIVPLHVLNQIDPEPLRWLVPGLYREKVVALIKSLPKTWRIHFVPAPDFADRALPMLDYRRGSLPQELAKALKKIGKVAPPVSAFDEAALPAHLRINYALVDENNVVIARSRDLGQLQARHGAEAGRSFQNIACQEIAVSGRRVWDFDDLPAAYSGRVDGQELHGFPAIIDEGGTVGVRVFDRAEEAQLQHEFGLVRLLRLRLAREIKYLRKNLPVTATSELLYRQLPPGGRDLREDLLDKLMAALFLDDLPELRTRVAFDARSEQGRGDLVLKANELGRTVEQALGLYAECRKALAALGNHPAARDGADQLDHLVYAGFVAKVPYRRLKHYPRYFKALLHRLEKCRQDPVRDAALERELNSFWQPYWESVKHGQAPFVPERDEFRWALEEFRVSLFAQQMKTAYPVSTKRLWELWSQRSSPPALKT from the coding sequence ATGCTCGACTACCTCACACGACTGGAACGGTCGCTGGACCGATGTTTCGGTAAGGACCGGTTTGCGTTACGACGCCGACTGCAGCGTCTAAAGGCCACGGCTGCAACGGCACCCCTGCCGGTGCAAGAATTGGAGGCGATCGCCCGACGGATCGAGGTCTCGACGGCTCTGTGCGCGGCGCGGGCGGCTGCCGTGCCCCCACTGCAATATCCCGAAGAATTGCCGGTGTCGGAACGGCGCAGCGAGATCGCCGAAGCGATCCGGCGGAATCAGGTGGTGATCGTGTGCGGCGAGACCGGTTCCGGCAAAACCACCCAGTTGCCTAAGATCTGCCTCGAGGCGGGGCGCGGAATCCAGGGTTACATCGGCCACACCCAGCCGCGCCGTATCGCCGCCCGCAGCGTGGCCGCGCGGATCGCCGACGAATTGAAGCGGCCCCTGGGCGAAACCGTCGGGTACAAAGTCCGCTTCCACGACCAGACCCGCCCGGACAGCCTCATCAAACTGATGACCGACGGCATCCTGCTGGCGGAGACCCAGGCCGACCGGTTCCTTGACCAGTACGATACCCTCATCGTCGACGAGGCTCACGAGCGCAGCCTCAACATCGACTTTCTGTTGGGCTACCTCAAATGGCTGCTGCCCCGACGGCGCGATCTCAAGCTGGTCATCACTTCGGCCACCATTGACCCCGAACGCTTTTCCCGGCACTTCGGCGATGCCCCGATCGTCAGTGTCTCCGGCCGCACCTATCCGGTGGAGATTCGCTACCGCCCGCCGGACCTGGCCGAAGAGGAGAGCGACGAGACCGACCGCGGCGAACAGCAGGCGATCCTGGATGCGGTGGATGAGCTGTGCCGGGAGAACACCGGCGACATCCTGATTTTCCTGAGCGGTGAACGGGAAATTCGTGATACCGCCGAGTCCCTGCGCAAGCATCATCCGGTCGACTGCGAAGTGCTGCCGCTGTATTCGCGGCTGGCAGTGTCCGAGCAGGAGAAAATCTTCAAGCCGCACGGCCGCCGCCGCATCGTGCTGGCCACCAACGTGGCCGAGACCTCGCTGACGGTGCCCGGTATCCGCGGCGTGATCGATGCCGGCTATGCCCGTATCAGCCGCTACAGCCACCGCAGCAAGTTGCAGCGCCTGCCGATCGAAAAGATTTCCCGTGCCTCGGCCAATCAGCGCGCCGGCCGTTGTGGGCGTGTCGGGCCGGGAATCTGCATCCGCCTGTATTCGGAGCAGGACTTCCTGAACCGGCCGGAATTCACAGATCCGGAGATTCTCCGCACCAACCTGGCCGCCGTCATCCTGCAGATGAAGGTGCTGAATCTCGGGGATATCCGCGGTTTCCCGTTCGTTGAACCGCCAGACGAGCGTTTGGTTCGGGATGGTCTGAAGACGCTGCAGGAACTCAACGCGCTGGACGCTCAGGGTCGGCCGACCGAACTGGGCCGCCGACTCGCCAAGCTGCCGGTCGATCCGCGCTTGGGTCGGATCCTTCTGGCCGGAGCCGAGGAAAACTGTCTGAGCGAAGTCTGCATCATCGTCGCTGCCTTGAGCGTCCCCGATCCGCGGGAGCGTCCTGCGGACAAAGCTCAGGCCGCCGACCAGAAGCATGCCCGTTTCCGCCATCCGGATTCGGATTTCATGGCGATCCTCGCTTTGTGGAAGGACTACGAGGAGCAGCGCCAGCATCTCTCCGGCAGCAAGCTGCGCCAGTACTGCCGCGACAATTTCCTTTCGGCTTTGCGGATGCGGGAATGGCGCGATATCCATCAGCAGATTCTGGAAGTCATCAAGGGCGAACTCGGACTTCGGTTGAATCAGGTTCCCGCCGACTACGGTGAGATCCACCGCGCCATACTGAGCGGACTGCTGTGCCATATCGGTTTCCGCCAGGATTACAATGAATATGTCGGGGTGCGTGGACAGAAGTTCCAGATCTTTCCCGGTTCGTTCCTGTTCAAGACCCGACCGGTGTGGATCGTCTCCGCCGAACAGGTCGAGACCAGCCGAGTCTATGCCCGCACCGTAGCCAAGATCGAGCCGGAATGGATCGAAAAGTGCGGCGCCCATTTGTTGAAGCGTCACCATTACGAGCCGCACTGGGAACGCAAGGCCGCGCGCGGTGCCGTGTTCGAGCGCACCGCCCTGTATGGCCTCACCGTGCAAAACGGCCGCAAAGTGCCTTATGAGAACGTCGATCCCGCCGGGGCGCGGGAGCTCTTCATACGCTCCGCCTTGGTGCGCATGGACTATGACAGCAAGGCCCCGTTCCTGATGGCGAACCGCAAGTTGCTGGAAGAAGCGGAATACTCCCAGCAGAAGGAACGGCGGGCGGATCTGGTGGTGGACGAGGAGACCCTGTACCGTTTCTTCGACGAGCGGGTGCCCGCCGAAGTGGTCAATGGCGCCAGCTTCGAGATCTGGCGCAAGACCGCCGAACGCCGCGAGCCCCGACTGCTGATGCTGTCGCGGGAAGATATCACCCTGGACGGCGGTGGGGCAGGAAACGCGAGAGATTTCCCGGACGAATTGGTGCTGGGACCGGTGCGGCTGAAACTCGAATATCGCTTCGAGCCGGGCCATGAGGACGATGGTGTCACCGCCATCGTGCCGCTGCACGTGCTCAATCAGATCGACCCCGAGCCGTTGCGCTGGCTGGTGCCGGGGCTGTATCGCGAGAAAGTGGTGGCTCTGATCAAGTCTTTGCCCAAGACCTGGCGCATCCATTTCGTACCCGCCCCTGATTTCGCCGACCGCGCCCTGCCCATGCTGGACTACCGGCGAGGCTCGCTGCCACAGGAATTAGCCAAGGCGCTGAAAAAAATCGGCAAAGTGGCGCCGCCGGTTTCGGCCTTCGACGAAGCCGCGCTGCCGGCGCACCTGCGGATAAACTATGCCCTGGTCGACGAAAACAACGTCGTGATCGCCCGCTCCCGCGATCTCGGTCAGCTCCAGGCCCGCCACGGCGCCGAAGCCGGCCGCAGTTTCCAGAACATCGCCTGCCAGGAAATTGCAGTCTCCGGCCGGCGGGTCTGGGATTTCGACGATTTGCCGGCCGCTTACAGTGGACGGGTCGATGGTCAAGAACTGCACGGTTTTCCGGCCATTATCGACGAAGGCGGGACCGTCGGCGTGCGGGTGTTCGATCGGGCCGAGGAGGCCCAACTGCAGCATGAATTCGGCCTGGTCCGTCTGCTGCGCCTGAGGTTGGCCAGGGAGATCAAATACCTACGTAAAAACCTGCCCGTCACCGCGACCAGCGAACTGCTCTATCGCCAGTTGCCCCCGGGCGGGCGCGATCTGAGGGAAGACCTGCTGGACAAGCTCATGGCGGCCTTGTTCCTCGACGACCTGCCGGAGTTGCGGACCCGCGTGGCATTCGATGCCCGCAGCGAACAGGGGCGCGGCGACTTAGTGCTCAAGGCCAATGAACTGGGGCGCACCGTTGAGCAGGCGCTGGGGCTTTATGCGGAGTGTCGCAAAGCCCTGGCTGCCCTGGGCAACCATCCCGCCGCCCGTGATGGCGCCGACCAGTTGGACCATCTGGTGTACGCGGGCTTCGTGGCCAAGGTGCCTTATCGCCGACTGAAGCACTATCCACGCTATTTCAAGGCGCTGCTACACCGTCTGGAAAAATGTCGCCAGGATCCCGTCCGCGACGCCGCGCTGGAGAGGGAGCTCAATTCGTTCTGGCAGCCCTACTGGGAATCCGTGAAACACGGCCAAGCGCCCTTTGTCCCCGAACGGGACGAATTCCGATGGGCGCTGGAAGAATTCCGCGTTTCTCTGTTTGCCCAGCAGATGAAAACGGCGTATCCGGTCTCGACTAAGCGTTTGTGGGAGCTGTGGTCGCAGCGGTCATCCCCGCCGGCGCTGAAGACCTGA
- a CDS encoding Rne/Rng family ribonuclease, protein MKRMLINATQPEELRVALVDGQKLYDFDIEIPSREQKKANIYKGLITRVEPSLEAAFVNFGAERHGFLPFKEILPKYLGASGEESISRREIKDVLKEGQEVVVQVEKEERGSKGAALTTYISLAGSYLVLMPNNPKAGGISRRIEGDVRSDMKETLSQLHVPEDMGVIIRTAGGGKTVEELQWDLNYLLQLWEAIERSTREKPAPFLIFQESNVIIRALRDHLRGDIDEILVDNPSTFRLVHSFLQQVMPQFINKARLYQDNVPLFSRYQIESQIEMAYAREVPLPSGGAIVIDHTEALTTIDINSARATKGGDIEETALNTNLEAADEIARQLRLRDLGGLFVIDFIDMMAARNQRAVENRLREAVRLDRARIQLGRISRFGLMEMSRQRLRPSLTETALLTCPRCKGQGTIRSVESLALSILRVLEEETMKKNTDRIIAQLPVESATYLLNEKRAAIQQIETRHNVAITIIPNPHLETPNYDIQRIRSGGAGAEEEARKSSYQLIAEKSPEVPKSIRMPSAAAEAPAVREFIPAAPQPSGGDQRPQAQPGQHGGGLIKRFLNILTGQRIEDQPSSPEAAQSSAELPLPVPFVQTGKTSGEQAQMSAGSADEGERPGDQRRRERDGSRRGGSRRKHPAQRDETADRRRSGLSADIETSQELGTEGSPQIMAAQEDRPKSTEDRGRRRDGRGQRRRISAQPMTESLAEDIADDTVTTESPAATADLNDRLPVADFGETHEQSDGICYDPAEGDFGEAELRPRSPRSRRAGVRRRGRGRRDRRPVTSGEPEVGETFEPVGLEVPERNAVVAGTEPALPGETDDRRTVPPASEVFSTLAEHEAHAESRPEPDYHAPGLPPKAWEPPKPDHEPRDDRNDLLPPVERGTGSTE, encoded by the coding sequence ATGAAAAGAATGTTGATCAACGCCACGCAGCCCGAGGAATTGCGGGTCGCGCTGGTCGATGGACAAAAGCTTTATGACTTCGACATAGAAATCCCGTCGAGGGAACAGAAAAAAGCCAATATCTACAAAGGCCTGATTACCCGTGTCGAGCCCAGCCTCGAGGCGGCGTTCGTGAATTTCGGCGCGGAGCGGCACGGCTTTCTGCCGTTCAAGGAAATCCTGCCGAAATATCTCGGCGCCAGCGGCGAAGAATCCATCTCCCGGCGGGAAATCAAGGACGTCCTCAAGGAAGGCCAGGAAGTCGTCGTCCAGGTCGAAAAAGAGGAGCGCGGCAGCAAGGGCGCGGCCCTGACTACCTATATCAGTCTGGCCGGCAGCTATCTCGTGCTCATGCCGAACAACCCCAAAGCAGGCGGTATTTCCCGCCGCATCGAGGGCGACGTCCGGTCCGACATGAAAGAGACGCTGAGCCAGCTCCACGTTCCCGAAGACATGGGGGTCATCATCCGCACGGCAGGCGGTGGCAAGACGGTCGAGGAACTGCAGTGGGACCTCAATTATCTGCTGCAGCTGTGGGAAGCGATCGAACGCTCGACGCGGGAAAAGCCGGCGCCGTTCCTGATTTTTCAGGAAAGCAACGTCATCATCCGGGCCCTGCGCGACCATCTGCGGGGTGACATCGACGAAATTCTGGTCGACAACCCTTCGACCTTCAGGCTGGTACACAGCTTCCTGCAACAGGTCATGCCGCAGTTCATCAATAAGGCGCGCCTGTATCAGGACAACGTGCCACTGTTCAGCAGGTACCAGATCGAAAGCCAGATCGAAATGGCCTATGCCCGCGAAGTGCCGCTACCCTCCGGCGGTGCCATCGTCATCGACCATACCGAGGCGCTGACGACCATCGATATCAATTCGGCGCGGGCCACCAAGGGCGGCGATATCGAAGAAACCGCGCTGAACACCAATCTCGAGGCCGCCGACGAGATCGCCCGCCAGTTGCGCCTGCGCGACCTGGGAGGATTGTTCGTGATCGATTTCATCGACATGATGGCGGCCCGCAACCAGCGTGCGGTGGAGAACCGTCTGCGCGAGGCGGTGCGCCTCGACCGGGCGCGCATCCAGCTCGGCCGGATTTCCCGTTTCGGCCTGATGGAAATGTCACGCCAGCGCCTGCGGCCTTCGCTCACCGAAACGGCACTCCTGACCTGCCCGCGCTGTAAGGGCCAGGGGACGATACGCAGCGTCGAGTCGCTGGCCCTGTCCATCCTCCGCGTCCTAGAGGAGGAAACGATGAAAAAGAACACCGACCGGATCATCGCTCAGTTGCCGGTCGAATCGGCCACCTATCTGCTGAACGAAAAACGCGCGGCGATCCAGCAGATCGAGACACGACACAACGTGGCCATTACCATCATCCCCAATCCACATCTCGAAACGCCCAACTACGACATACAGCGGATCCGGAGCGGCGGGGCCGGGGCGGAGGAAGAGGCGCGTAAGAGCAGTTACCAGCTCATAGCCGAGAAATCGCCCGAGGTTCCCAAGTCCATACGGATGCCCAGTGCCGCTGCGGAAGCTCCAGCGGTGCGGGAATTCATTCCCGCCGCCCCGCAGCCGTCCGGTGGCGATCAGCGTCCCCAGGCTCAACCGGGGCAGCACGGCGGCGGACTGATCAAACGTTTCCTCAACATCCTGACCGGCCAGCGCATCGAGGACCAGCCATCATCCCCCGAGGCGGCTCAATCATCCGCGGAACTGCCGCTGCCCGTGCCTTTCGTGCAGACGGGCAAGACGTCCGGTGAACAGGCGCAAATGAGCGCCGGTTCGGCCGACGAAGGTGAGCGTCCTGGTGACCAGCGCCGCCGTGAGCGGGACGGCAGCAGACGCGGCGGCAGTCGCCGGAAACATCCTGCGCAGCGGGACGAAACTGCCGACAGGCGCCGCAGTGGGCTATCGGCGGATATCGAAACCAGTCAGGAGCTCGGAACGGAAGGATCGCCCCAGATCATGGCTGCCCAAGAGGATCGGCCGAAATCCACGGAGGATCGCGGCCGCCGGCGGGATGGCAGGGGCCAGCGCCGTCGAATCTCGGCTCAGCCCATGACCGAATCACTGGCGGAAGATATCGCAGATGATACGGTCACGACGGAAAGTCCGGCAGCCACTGCGGATTTGAACGACCGGCTGCCGGTCGCCGATTTCGGCGAAACTCACGAACAAAGTGATGGCATCTGCTACGATCCGGCCGAAGGAGACTTCGGGGAGGCCGAACTCCGCCCGCGGTCTCCACGGTCGCGCCGGGCCGGCGTGAGGCGGCGCGGACGTGGCAGGCGGGATCGTCGTCCGGTAACCTCAGGTGAGCCGGAGGTAGGCGAAACTTTCGAGCCGGTCGGCCTCGAAGTACCCGAACGCAACGCCGTGGTAGCCGGGACCGAGCCGGCCTTACCGGGAGAAACCGACGATCGCCGTACCGTGCCGCCCGCCTCCGAGGTGTTTTCAACACTGGCGGAACACGAAGCTCATGCAGAATCCCGTCCGGAGCCTGACTACCATGCGCCCGGCCTGCCGCCCAAAGCATGGGAGCCCCCCAAACCGGATCACGAACCGCGGGACGATCGCAACGATCTCTTGCCTCCTGTTGAGCGCGGAACCGGGTCCACGGAGTGA
- the rluC gene encoding 23S rRNA pseudouridine(955/2504/2580) synthase RluC: MKPLLQDPNRPRLIEVDAEAVGQRIDNFLFARLKGVPKSHVYRILRTGQVRINGSRSKARQRLNEGDVIRVPPLRLAEAPAAEVPGPWLRDRLENRILYEDEDLLVVNKPAGMAVHGGSGLRFGVIEGLRAAREEARFLELVHRLDRDTSGCLLIAKRRSALRQLHEQFRGEGVDKTYLALFSGVWARRRQVVDAPLLKNVLQSGERMVKISSEGKAAITEFRRLEPLSGATLVEAKPVTGRTHQIRVHARSLGHPLAGDERYGDPSLNQAFRQRGLKRLFLHAATLVFIHPRSGREVRVEAPLEQDLHDFLSAVRR; encoded by the coding sequence ATGAAACCTCTCCTGCAAGACCCGAACCGACCTCGCCTGATCGAAGTCGATGCCGAGGCTGTCGGCCAGCGCATCGACAATTTTCTGTTTGCGCGCCTTAAGGGTGTCCCCAAGAGCCATGTGTACCGCATCCTGCGTACCGGCCAGGTGCGGATCAACGGCAGCCGCAGCAAGGCACGGCAGCGGCTGAACGAGGGTGACGTCATCAGGGTCCCGCCCTTGCGCCTCGCCGAGGCGCCGGCGGCAGAGGTCCCGGGACCATGGCTGCGGGACCGGCTGGAAAACCGGATCCTGTATGAAGACGAAGACCTGCTGGTCGTCAACAAACCCGCGGGCATGGCGGTACATGGCGGCAGCGGCCTCCGTTTCGGGGTGATCGAAGGTCTGCGGGCGGCGCGGGAGGAAGCGCGGTTCCTCGAGCTGGTACACCGGCTGGACCGTGATACCTCGGGCTGTCTGCTGATTGCCAAGCGCCGTTCCGCACTGCGGCAGTTGCACGAGCAATTTCGGGGGGAGGGGGTGGACAAGACTTATCTGGCGCTGTTCAGCGGCGTGTGGGCGCGCCGGCGACAAGTGGTGGACGCCCCCTTGCTCAAGAATGTCTTGCAGAGCGGTGAGCGGATGGTGAAGATATCGTCCGAGGGGAAAGCGGCAATCACCGAATTCCGCCGCCTGGAACCGCTTTCCGGGGCGACGCTGGTGGAAGCCAAGCCGGTGACCGGCCGTACCCATCAAATCCGGGTGCATGCCAGGTCGCTGGGTCATCCGCTGGCGGGTGACGAACGTTATGGAGACCCCTCGCTCAACCAGGCTTTCCGCCAGCGCGGCTTGAAGCGCCTGTTTCTGCATGCCGCGACCCTCGTGTTCATCCATCCTCGAAGCGGACGCGAGGTTCGCGTCGAAGCGCCCCTGGAACAGGACCTTCATGACTTTCTCTCGGCTGTCAGGCGCTGA
- the sppA gene encoding signal peptide peptidase SppA, with amino-acid sequence MNEDSTPQSSTEPARPSSGWDRELLEKLLLEALVEQRKARRWSLAFRVFLVAAIGLGFILAFKPLAQGGLTAPSKAHTAVVDVIGTIAEGGEIDADTIIEGLREAAEAKGVKGIVLRMNTPGGSPVQSAYVYDEIRRIKKEHPALPIYAVVSDLCASGGYYIASATDRIFVNPASIVGSIGVIMNGFGFVGTLEKLGVERRVMTAGDHKAILDPFGPVDPAEKQHVQQLLNAVHQQFIAAVKAGRGDRLKDRPEIFSGLVWTGAEGIELGLVDAVGELHQVAETVIGAKEIVNYSHRETLLDRVIRQLGTSVETALTKLATSSPRL; translated from the coding sequence ATGAATGAGGATTCGACACCCCAGTCATCGACCGAACCGGCCCGCCCCTCGTCCGGCTGGGACCGGGAACTGCTGGAAAAGCTTCTGCTCGAAGCGTTGGTGGAGCAGCGGAAGGCACGGCGGTGGAGTCTGGCGTTCAGGGTATTCCTGGTTGCCGCGATCGGGCTCGGCTTCATACTGGCCTTCAAGCCGCTGGCTCAAGGCGGTCTGACGGCACCCAGCAAGGCACACACGGCGGTCGTGGATGTAATCGGCACCATCGCCGAAGGCGGTGAGATCGATGCCGACACCATCATTGAGGGGTTGCGCGAGGCGGCCGAGGCCAAGGGAGTGAAAGGCATCGTCCTCAGAATGAACACGCCGGGCGGGAGTCCGGTGCAATCGGCCTATGTCTACGATGAAATCCGTCGGATCAAGAAGGAACATCCGGCGCTGCCGATCTATGCCGTCGTGTCCGATCTTTGTGCCTCGGGCGGCTATTACATCGCCTCGGCCACCGACAGGATCTTTGTGAACCCGGCCAGCATCGTCGGTTCGATCGGGGTGATCATGAATGGTTTCGGCTTTGTCGGAACGTTGGAGAAACTGGGGGTGGAACGCCGGGTGATGACGGCGGGCGATCACAAGGCGATCCTCGATCCGTTCGGTCCGGTAGATCCGGCCGAGAAACAGCACGTACAGCAGTTGCTGAACGCGGTTCACCAACAGTTCATCGCAGCGGTGAAGGCCGGCCGTGGCGATCGTCTCAAGGACCGGCCCGAAATCTTCTCGGGCCTGGTATGGACCGGGGCCGAAGGAATCGAGCTGGGGCTCGTGGACGCCGTCGGCGAGTTGCATCAGGTGGCCGAGACGGTCATCGGCGCCAAGGAAATCGTGAATTACTCGCACCGGGAGACCTTACTGGACCGCGTCATCCGGCAACTGGGCACCAGCGTGGAAACGGCTTTGACAAAACTCGCCACCTCGTCGCCACGCTTGTAA
- a CDS encoding NUDIX domain-containing protein → MTREFKVLREEQLHGGFFTLLRLRLRHTLHGGGWSEVLTRELYHRSSCVAVIPYDPVADRVVLIEQFRVGPLKSGENPWLLEIVAGAVEPGEQPDEVAHRETMEEAGSRILELIPVSEFFTTPGGCSESIVLYCGIVDSSGLGGIHGLADEHEDILVSVVDFAEAMVLLGEGRIRSAIPIIGLQWLALNRERLRMRYGPA, encoded by the coding sequence ATGACCCGCGAGTTCAAAGTTCTGCGGGAGGAGCAGCTTCACGGCGGATTCTTCACGCTGCTACGGCTGCGCCTGCGCCATACCCTTCATGGCGGCGGCTGGAGCGAAGTCCTCACGCGCGAGCTGTACCACAGGAGCAGTTGCGTGGCGGTCATCCCTTACGATCCGGTGGCCGACCGAGTGGTGTTGATCGAACAGTTCCGGGTCGGACCGCTCAAATCGGGGGAAAATCCGTGGTTGCTGGAAATCGTTGCCGGCGCCGTGGAACCGGGCGAACAGCCGGACGAAGTGGCCCATCGCGAAACGATGGAGGAGGCCGGCAGCCGGATTCTTGAACTCATACCGGTGTCGGAGTTCTTTACTACGCCAGGCGGCTGCTCCGAAAGCATCGTCCTTTATTGCGGCATCGTGGATTCCTCCGGCCTCGGCGGAATCCACGGCCTGGCCGACGAACATGAGGACATCCTGGTCAGCGTGGTCGACTTTGCCGAAGCGATGGTCCTGCTCGGCGAAGGGCGGATCCGGTCGGCCATTCCCATCATTGGCTTGCAATGGCTGGCACTGAACCGGGAGCGTCTTAGGATGCGGTACGGCCCGGCCTGA
- the glgA gene encoding glycogen synthase GlgA encodes MKVLFISSEVFPLMKTGGLADVSGSLPAALSALGHDVRILMPAYPEAIAAAETPKQLSLRQAGSQLTLLSTRLPGTAVPLWLLDAPASFGRFGNPYLAPNGAPWPDNAERFALLARVAVDLTQDRLGLGWKPDVVHCNDWQTGLIPPLLSDEPSRPAVLFTVHNLAYQGLFPYETFQRLALPPRLWKMEALEFYGQLSFIKGGLVFADRINTVSPSYAEEIQTPEFGCGLDGLLRSRRSCLSGILNGIDDVAWNPATDPHLPATYGPDTLERKKINRAALRQRFGLPDDQEVAVLGMVGRMVEQKGVDLLIDILDDLLQLPVQLVILGSGDKEFERSFERAAAACPERIAVTIGYDEPLAHLIEAGADIFLMPSRFEPCGLNQLYSQRYGTVPIVRKVGGLADTVEDATPERIAAGQASGIVFETAKPAFLLEAIYRALALYREPEVWRAICKCGMTKDFSWRKSASQYVELYREALAGLNAGRSIADPRYAA; translated from the coding sequence ATGAAAGTCCTGTTCATCTCCAGCGAGGTCTTCCCCCTGATGAAGACCGGCGGGCTTGCAGACGTCTCCGGTAGCCTGCCGGCGGCCTTGTCCGCCCTGGGCCATGACGTGCGCATCCTGATGCCCGCCTACCCCGAGGCCATCGCCGCTGCCGAAACCCCCAAACAGCTGAGTCTGCGGCAGGCTGGCAGCCAGCTGACCCTGTTGTCGACGCGCTTGCCTGGCACCGCCGTGCCGCTCTGGCTGCTGGATGCCCCGGCCTCGTTCGGCCGCTTCGGGAACCCTTATCTGGCGCCCAACGGCGCCCCCTGGCCCGACAATGCCGAACGCTTCGCCCTGCTCGCGCGCGTCGCCGTCGATCTGACCCAGGACCGCCTCGGCCTCGGCTGGAAACCCGATGTCGTCCATTGCAACGACTGGCAGACCGGCTTGATCCCGCCGCTCTTGAGCGACGAGCCGAGTCGTCCGGCCGTGCTGTTCACCGTCCACAATCTCGCCTACCAGGGGCTGTTTCCCTACGAGACATTCCAGCGTCTGGCACTGCCTCCACGTCTTTGGAAAATGGAAGCGCTGGAATTCTACGGCCAGCTTTCCTTCATCAAAGGCGGTCTGGTATTCGCTGACCGCATCAATACGGTGAGCCCGAGCTATGCGGAAGAGATCCAGACCCCTGAGTTCGGCTGCGGCCTGGACGGTCTGCTTAGAAGCCGCAGATCATGCCTGAGCGGAATTCTCAACGGTATCGACGATGTAGCCTGGAATCCGGCCACCGATCCGCACCTTCCCGCGACCTACGGTCCGGACACCCTTGAGCGAAAAAAGATCAACCGCGCGGCGCTTAGACAGCGGTTCGGGCTGCCGGACGACCAGGAGGTCGCCGTGCTCGGAATGGTGGGAAGGATGGTCGAGCAGAAGGGAGTCGATCTGTTGATCGACATTCTGGATGATCTGCTGCAGTTGCCGGTTCAGCTCGTCATCCTGGGCAGCGGCGACAAAGAATTCGAACGCAGCTTCGAACGGGCCGCCGCAGCCTGTCCGGAACGTATCGCCGTCACCATCGGCTATGACGAACCGCTGGCCCATCTCATCGAAGCTGGCGCCGATATCTTTCTGATGCCCTCCCGCTTCGAACCGTGCGGATTGAACCAACTCTATAGCCAACGCTACGGCACTGTGCCGATCGTACGCAAGGTGGGCGGACTGGCAGACACCGTGGAAGATGCCACGCCCGAGCGCATTGCAGCCGGACAGGCCAGCGGCATCGTGTTCGAGACAGCCAAGCCCGCCTTTCTGCTGGAAGCCATCTACCGCGCCCTGGCACTGTACCGGGAGCCCGAGGTGTGGCGGGCGATCTGCAAGTGCGGCATGACCAAGGATTTTTCTTGGCGCAAAAGCGCCTCCCAGTATGTCGAACTCTACCGGGAGGCGCTGGCCGGGCTGAATGCCGGCCGTTCCATCGCCGACCCCCGGTACGCGGCCTAA